One region of Primulina tabacum isolate GXHZ01 chromosome 1, ASM2559414v2, whole genome shotgun sequence genomic DNA includes:
- the LOC142519869 gene encoding calcium-dependent protein kinase 30-like isoform X2: MCLVDHPWIQHAKKARNVPLGDVVRARLRQFSGLNRFKKKALRVIVEHLSVEEVEVMMDMFALMDTDNDGRVTYEELKAGLRKVGSQLAEPEIKLLMDVDGQINYVEFVVMMKTGTDWRKASRQYSRERFKSFKC; encoded by the exons ATGTGCTTGGTTG ACCACCCCTGGATACAACATGCGAAAAAGGCCCGCAATGTTCCATTGGGAGATGTTGTGAGGGCGAGGCTCAGACAGTTTTCTGGGCTGAATAGATTCAAGAAGAAAGCATTGAGG GTTATTGTGGAACACTTATCCGTGGAAGAAGTAGAAGTAATGATGGATATGTTTGCATTGATGGATACCGACAATGATGGGAGGGTTacatatgaagaacttaaagcCGGTCTGCGGAAAGTGGGCTCTCAACTTGCTGAGCCTGAGATCAAGTTGCTAATGGATGTG GATGGACAAATTAATTATGTGGAATTTGTTGTGATGATGAAAACCGGAACAGACTGGAGAAAGGCATCCAGACAGTATTCAAGAGAAAGATTCAAGAGCTTTAAGTGTTAA
- the LOC142519869 gene encoding calcium-dependent protein kinase 30-like isoform X1: MLEPDPKKCLTTQHVLDHPWIQHAKKARNVPLGDVVRARLRQFSGLNRFKKKALRVIVEHLSVEEVEVMMDMFALMDTDNDGRVTYEELKAGLRKVGSQLAEPEIKLLMDVDGQINYVEFVVMMKTGTDWRKASRQYSRERFKSFKC; this comes from the exons ATGCTGGAGCCGGATCCTAAGAAGTGTCTGACTACCCAGCATGTGCTTG ACCACCCCTGGATACAACATGCGAAAAAGGCCCGCAATGTTCCATTGGGAGATGTTGTGAGGGCGAGGCTCAGACAGTTTTCTGGGCTGAATAGATTCAAGAAGAAAGCATTGAGG GTTATTGTGGAACACTTATCCGTGGAAGAAGTAGAAGTAATGATGGATATGTTTGCATTGATGGATACCGACAATGATGGGAGGGTTacatatgaagaacttaaagcCGGTCTGCGGAAAGTGGGCTCTCAACTTGCTGAGCCTGAGATCAAGTTGCTAATGGATGTG GATGGACAAATTAATTATGTGGAATTTGTTGTGATGATGAAAACCGGAACAGACTGGAGAAAGGCATCCAGACAGTATTCAAGAGAAAGATTCAAGAGCTTTAAGTGTTAA
- the LOC142519869 gene encoding calcium-dependent protein kinase 10-like isoform X3, whose protein sequence is MDLHFISLFDAETEQGVAILILRVIDFKREPWPQVSESAKSLVRQMLEPDPKKCLTTQHVLDHPWIQHAKKARNVPLGDVVRARLRQFSGLNRFKKKALRVIVEHLSVEEVEVMMDMFALMDTDNDGRVTYEELKAGLRKVGSQLAEPEIKLLMDVDGQINYVEFVVMMKTGTDWRKASRQYSRERFKSFKC, encoded by the exons ATGGATCTGCATTTTATTTCCTTATTTGATGCAGAAACTGAACAGGGTGTGGCAATATTAATTTTAAGAGTGATTGATTTCAAAAGGGAACCATGGCCTCAAGTCTCTGAAAGTGCCAAAAGCCTTGTCAGGCAGATGCTGGAGCCGGATCCTAAGAAGTGTCTGACTACCCAGCATGTGCTTG ACCACCCCTGGATACAACATGCGAAAAAGGCCCGCAATGTTCCATTGGGAGATGTTGTGAGGGCGAGGCTCAGACAGTTTTCTGGGCTGAATAGATTCAAGAAGAAAGCATTGAGG GTTATTGTGGAACACTTATCCGTGGAAGAAGTAGAAGTAATGATGGATATGTTTGCATTGATGGATACCGACAATGATGGGAGGGTTacatatgaagaacttaaagcCGGTCTGCGGAAAGTGGGCTCTCAACTTGCTGAGCCTGAGATCAAGTTGCTAATGGATGTG GATGGACAAATTAATTATGTGGAATTTGTTGTGATGATGAAAACCGGAACAGACTGGAGAAAGGCATCCAGACAGTATTCAAGAGAAAGATTCAAGAGCTTTAAGTGTTAA
- the LOC142519869 gene encoding calcium-dependent protein kinase 10-like isoform X4, translating to MDLHFISLFDAETEQGVAILILRVIDFKREPWPQVSESAKSLVRQMLEPDPKKCLTTQHVLDHPWIQHAKKARNVPLGDVVRARLRQFSGLNRFKKKALRVIVEHLSVEEVEVMMDMFALMDTDNDGRVTYEELKAGLRKVGSQLAEPEIKLLMDVADVDGNGVLDYGEFVAVTVHL from the exons ATGGATCTGCATTTTATTTCCTTATTTGATGCAGAAACTGAACAGGGTGTGGCAATATTAATTTTAAGAGTGATTGATTTCAAAAGGGAACCATGGCCTCAAGTCTCTGAAAGTGCCAAAAGCCTTGTCAGGCAGATGCTGGAGCCGGATCCTAAGAAGTGTCTGACTACCCAGCATGTGCTTG ACCACCCCTGGATACAACATGCGAAAAAGGCCCGCAATGTTCCATTGGGAGATGTTGTGAGGGCGAGGCTCAGACAGTTTTCTGGGCTGAATAGATTCAAGAAGAAAGCATTGAGG GTTATTGTGGAACACTTATCCGTGGAAGAAGTAGAAGTAATGATGGATATGTTTGCATTGATGGATACCGACAATGATGGGAGGGTTacatatgaagaacttaaagcCGGTCTGCGGAAAGTGGGCTCTCAACTTGCTGAGCCTGAGATCAAGTTGCTAATGGATGTG GCTGATGTTGACGGAAATGGAGTGTTAGACTATGGGGAATTTGTTGCAGTTACCGTTCACTTATAG